One region of Bacterioplanoides sp. SCSIO 12839 genomic DNA includes:
- a CDS encoding NarK family nitrate/nitrite MFS transporter has product MSENTSLNVLRFSDPKIKTLHITWFAFFLTFVLWFSHAPLMAFIKEAFDLSSQQVKALLILNVALTIPARIVIGILVDKYGPRIVYSCLLMISSVISFGFALADTYEQLALFRFLLGFVGAGFVIGIRMVGEWFPAKQVGVAEGIYGGWGNFGSAAGAMTLPTIALLYGGDDGWRYALMSIGVIAGVYGAIYYRLARNTPKGSTYFKPKKSGGLEVTSMKDLYFYLLMNVPMYVALGVLAWKLSPSGVSLFDTSTMYILWGVLVALFAVQTRSIWHVNHEHLKAGVPESDKYNFKQVAILDLSYFVTFGSELAVVSMLPLFFLETFDGLDPVKAGLLASGFAFMNLVARPTGGWFSDNFGRRKSLMFLIGGLAIGYLVLSQINSEWWIPAAVIATMCCSFFVQAGEGAVFAIVPLVKRRMTGQIAGMAGAYGNVGAVTFLTVLSFVDYSTFFLVIAGAAGVIFFAAMFLDEPKGQMTEVAEDGTVHVIDIG; this is encoded by the coding sequence ATGAGTGAGAACACCAGTCTGAATGTTTTAAGATTCAGCGACCCCAAAATCAAAACCTTGCATATCACCTGGTTTGCTTTCTTCTTAACCTTTGTACTCTGGTTCAGCCATGCGCCGTTAATGGCGTTTATCAAAGAAGCGTTTGACCTGAGCAGTCAGCAGGTTAAGGCTCTGTTAATTTTAAACGTCGCTCTGACGATTCCCGCACGTATCGTGATTGGTATTCTGGTGGATAAATACGGTCCTCGGATTGTGTATTCCTGTTTATTGATGATCTCTTCGGTGATCAGCTTTGGATTTGCGTTGGCAGATACTTATGAACAGCTGGCGTTATTCCGCTTCCTGTTAGGCTTTGTGGGTGCGGGTTTTGTCATTGGTATCCGCATGGTGGGCGAATGGTTCCCGGCGAAACAAGTCGGTGTTGCTGAAGGCATCTACGGTGGTTGGGGTAATTTTGGTTCTGCTGCCGGTGCGATGACGTTACCAACCATTGCGTTGTTATACGGTGGTGATGACGGCTGGCGTTATGCATTAATGAGCATTGGTGTGATTGCTGGTGTTTATGGTGCGATTTATTACAGACTCGCTCGTAATACTCCTAAAGGTTCGACTTACTTTAAGCCGAAAAAATCCGGTGGTTTAGAAGTAACCAGTATGAAAGACCTGTACTTCTACCTGCTGATGAACGTTCCTATGTATGTTGCTCTGGGTGTACTGGCGTGGAAACTGTCGCCATCGGGTGTCAGCCTGTTTGACACCAGCACTATGTATATTCTGTGGGGCGTACTGGTCGCGCTGTTTGCAGTACAAACCCGTTCGATCTGGCACGTTAATCATGAACACTTAAAAGCGGGTGTGCCTGAGTCGGATAAATACAACTTTAAGCAGGTTGCGATTCTGGATTTATCTTATTTCGTGACTTTTGGCTCTGAGCTGGCGGTGGTTTCGATGCTGCCATTGTTCTTCCTGGAAACCTTCGACGGTCTGGACCCGGTTAAAGCCGGTTTATTAGCGTCAGGTTTCGCCTTTATGAATCTGGTGGCGCGTCCAACCGGTGGTTGGTTCTCTGATAATTTTGGTCGTCGTAAATCGCTGATGTTCCTGATTGGTGGTTTGGCCATTGGTTATCTGGTGCTGTCACAAATTAACAGCGAATGGTGGATCCCGGCGGCAGTTATCGCCACCATGTGCTGTAGCTTCTTTGTGCAGGCCGGTGAAGGTGCGGTATTTGCCATCGTGCCTCTGGTGAAACGTCGTATGACGGGTCAGATTGCTGGTATGGCAGGTGCTTACGGTAATGTGGGTGCGGTAACGTTCCTGACGGTATTAAGCTTTGTTGATTACAGCACCTTCTTCCTGGTTATTGCTGGCGCTGCAGGCGTGATTTTCTTCGCAGCCATGTTCCTGGATGAACCAAAAGGGCAGATGACAGAGGTTGCCGAAGACGGCACTGTGCATGTAATTGATATTGGTTAA
- the moaA gene encoding GTP 3',8-cyclase MoaA: MKSSDYALGEASSNHITNTQVSGNKFHDGFQRQFSYLRLSITDVCNYRCNYCLPEGYQCDEQYDNLTLEEIQTLAQVFAQHGTRKIRITGGEPVIRKDLTDIIRVVKSTPGIEDVALTTNGYKLEDKVESWFDAGLDGLNLSIDSLDPRVFQTITGHNRLKDILRGLDKAICLGFKRIKVNAVLLKSYNLQEFDTFLHWLQHMPISLRFIELMQTGDNGDYFRQNHVSGETIKQRLLAQGWQLKKKGPLAGPAQEFEHPDYLGSMGLIMPYSKDFCDSCNRLRISSSGKLHTCLFGDGGYDLRSLIRNNHQADIAHEIQQQLLDKKASHYLQQGYSGSTRHLAMLGG; encoded by the coding sequence ATGAAAAGTTCTGATTATGCACTGGGTGAAGCCAGCAGCAATCACATCACCAACACACAAGTGTCGGGAAATAAGTTCCACGATGGCTTTCAGCGCCAGTTCAGTTATCTGCGCCTGTCGATTACCGATGTGTGTAATTACCGCTGTAATTATTGCCTGCCAGAGGGTTATCAGTGTGACGAACAATATGACAACCTTACTCTGGAAGAAATCCAGACACTGGCTCAGGTGTTTGCTCAACATGGCACCCGTAAAATTCGCATCACCGGTGGAGAACCGGTTATCCGTAAAGACCTGACGGATATTATTCGTGTGGTGAAATCCACGCCTGGTATTGAAGACGTCGCATTAACCACCAACGGCTATAAACTGGAAGACAAGGTTGAATCCTGGTTTGATGCCGGGCTGGATGGCTTAAACCTAAGTATCGACAGCCTTGATCCACGGGTATTTCAAACCATCACCGGCCACAATCGTTTAAAAGACATTCTGCGTGGTTTAGACAAAGCGATTTGCCTGGGATTTAAACGCATCAAGGTAAATGCGGTGTTATTAAAGTCTTATAACCTGCAAGAGTTCGATACCTTTCTGCACTGGCTGCAACATATGCCCATCAGCCTGCGCTTTATTGAATTGATGCAAACCGGTGATAACGGTGACTATTTTCGACAAAACCACGTCAGTGGTGAAACAATTAAACAACGGTTGTTAGCTCAGGGCTGGCAATTAAAAAAGAAAGGGCCACTGGCCGGGCCTGCGCAGGAATTTGAGCATCCGGATTACCTCGGTTCCATGGGCCTGATTATGCCGTACAGCAAAGACTTCTGTGACAGCTGTAACCGTTTGCGCATTTCGTCTTCCGGTAAATTACATACCTGCTTGTTTGGTGACGGTGGCTACGATTTACGCAGCCTGATCCGTAATAACCACCAGGCTGACATCGCACATGAAATTCAGCAACAACTGCTGGATAAAAAAGCCAGCCATTATCTGCAACAGGGGTATTCTGGCTCTACCCGCCACCTGGCCATGCTGGGAGGCTGA
- the moaB gene encoding molybdenum cofactor biosynthesis protein B — translation MGHKITTEFEPLHLAVLTVSDTRTLDNDTSGQLLVDNLLEEGHQLADRKIVIDDIYQIRAILSNWIADGDVQGVLITGGTGFTQRDSTPEAVRPLLDKEVDGFGELFRQISYEQIGTSTIQSRAIAGLANGVIIFCMPGSTNACHTAWESIIRPQLDARQGPCNFVNELKRSVTPACSSRG, via the coding sequence ATGGGTCATAAAATTACAACTGAATTTGAACCGCTGCATCTGGCGGTGTTAACCGTGTCTGATACCCGCACGCTGGATAATGACACCAGTGGCCAGTTACTGGTGGATAATTTACTGGAAGAAGGCCACCAACTGGCTGACCGCAAAATAGTGATCGACGATATTTATCAGATCCGTGCGATATTATCGAACTGGATTGCCGACGGCGATGTACAAGGCGTATTAATTACCGGCGGCACCGGTTTTACTCAGCGTGATTCTACGCCGGAAGCGGTGCGCCCGTTATTGGATAAAGAAGTGGATGGTTTTGGCGAGTTATTCCGCCAGATCTCGTATGAGCAGATTGGCACCTCTACCATTCAGAGCCGTGCGATTGCAGGCTTAGCGAATGGTGTGATTATTTTCTGTATGCCGGGTTCGACCAATGCTTGCCATACTGCCTGGGAGTCGATTATTCGGCCACAGCTGGATGCACGCCAGGGGCCGTGTAATTTTGTGAATGAACTGAAGCGTTCGGTGACACCGGCTTGCTCTAGTCGGGGGTGA
- a CDS encoding molybdenum cofactor guanylyltransferase has protein sequence MVNWIDTSDIRALLLAGGQSSRMGTDKALLARQQHAQPQHIKQQPQQCQTQLSYMLELLSKLGLKEVLLSRNPHQQDEQWHNSALPRISDNFNNCGPLAGIEAAVRYSLQQSDPGKALLIVPIDLPLLTERTLRYLLSQGQVGNRACYFRNHFLPLFLPLNPSHHQLMLERLQQAHNSGKPRGLSIKALCQQINADALIAPHSQSLTNANTPQQWQQAGFHLRPNLTLANKAS, from the coding sequence GTGGTTAACTGGATTGATACGTCTGACATACGTGCGTTATTACTGGCCGGTGGCCAGTCCAGCCGTATGGGTACAGACAAAGCCTTGTTAGCGCGTCAGCAGCACGCTCAACCGCAGCACATTAAACAACAGCCACAGCAATGCCAAACCCAGCTGAGTTATATGCTGGAGTTATTATCCAAGCTGGGTTTAAAAGAAGTCCTGTTAAGCCGCAACCCTCATCAACAGGATGAACAATGGCATAATTCTGCATTGCCACGTATATCCGATAACTTCAACAACTGTGGGCCATTAGCAGGTATTGAAGCGGCGGTTCGTTATAGCCTGCAACAGTCAGATCCGGGTAAAGCATTATTAATTGTGCCGATTGATTTACCGCTGCTGACGGAACGCACGTTGCGATATTTATTGTCTCAGGGGCAAGTGGGAAACCGTGCCTGTTATTTCCGCAATCATTTTCTACCGTTGTTTTTGCCACTTAACCCGTCACACCATCAGCTGATGCTCGAACGGTTACAACAGGCGCACAACAGCGGTAAACCACGCGGGCTGTCGATTAAAGCACTGTGCCAGCAGATCAATGCTGATGCCTTAATTGCACCCCACAGCCAATCATTGACGAATGCCAACACACCACAGCAATGGCAACAGGCTGGTTTTCACTTACGTCCAAATTTAACGCTGGCGAACAAAGCCAGCTGA
- a CDS encoding MFS transporter — translation MSDSLNNAGVAPTQGAKSGDISQWDPEDKSFWESTGKSVATRNLWISIPSLLCGFAVWLYWGIITVQMLNLGFPFEKSELFTLMAIAGLTGATLRIPSSFFIRPFGGRNVIFFTTALLMIPAVGTGIALQDQNTPLWVFQLLALLSGFGGGNFASSMSNINFFFPKEKQGLALGLNAGLGNFGVTTMQILVPLFMTFAAFGGDPMILQNTSGTLIGKIPAGSETYIHNAGFVWLLALIPLAVAGWFGMNNIRAPHVSPEIPSPIGAFAGISGMLLVGFLTATFGLWLLLPEKVNGSGFGIPKEIVLVIVVVSTVFLLKRIPGAIGQTLDRQYQIFNNKHTWVMSVIYTMTFGSFIGFAASFPLSIKVIFGYQHLMVDGVMTHDTANPNGPSALMYAWMGPFIGALIRPLGGWISDKVGGALVTQVCSVVMVGSALGVAYYMQLAYQSANPEQYFVPFFLLFLTLFAATGIGNGSTFRTIAMVFNKEQAGPVLGWTSAIAAYGAFYIPKVLGEQIKATTPEVALIGFAVFYGVCIFINWWFYLRKSGEFYNP, via the coding sequence ATGTCTGACTCTCTCAACAACGCAGGAGTTGCCCCAACCCAGGGAGCAAAGTCCGGCGATATAAGCCAATGGGATCCGGAGGACAAAAGCTTCTGGGAATCCACCGGAAAAAGTGTTGCTACCCGCAACCTGTGGATTTCGATTCCGAGCTTGTTGTGTGGCTTCGCCGTGTGGCTATATTGGGGCATTATTACGGTTCAGATGCTGAACCTTGGTTTTCCGTTTGAAAAATCTGAGCTGTTTACATTAATGGCTATCGCGGGCTTAACCGGCGCGACCTTACGTATTCCCAGCAGTTTCTTTATTCGTCCGTTTGGCGGGCGCAACGTTATTTTCTTTACCACCGCGCTATTGATGATTCCGGCGGTTGGTACCGGTATTGCGCTGCAAGATCAGAATACGCCGCTGTGGGTGTTCCAGCTACTGGCGTTACTGTCGGGTTTTGGTGGCGGTAACTTTGCCTCTTCCATGAGTAATATCAACTTCTTCTTCCCCAAAGAGAAGCAGGGTTTAGCCTTGGGTTTAAACGCCGGTTTAGGTAACTTTGGTGTGACTACCATGCAGATTCTGGTGCCGTTATTTATGACTTTTGCTGCCTTTGGTGGCGACCCGATGATTCTGCAAAACACCTCAGGTACGCTGATTGGTAAAATTCCTGCAGGCTCTGAAACCTATATTCACAACGCCGGTTTTGTCTGGTTATTGGCGTTAATTCCGCTGGCGGTGGCTGGCTGGTTTGGCATGAATAATATCCGTGCGCCACACGTTTCTCCTGAAATTCCTTCTCCGATTGGTGCATTTGCTGGTATCAGCGGCATGTTACTGGTGGGCTTCCTGACGGCCACCTTTGGTCTGTGGTTGTTATTGCCTGAAAAAGTGAATGGCTCTGGTTTCGGCATACCCAAAGAAATCGTGCTGGTGATTGTGGTGGTTTCTACCGTATTCCTGCTGAAACGTATTCCGGGTGCCATTGGCCAGACGCTGGATCGCCAATATCAGATTTTTAATAACAAACACACCTGGGTAATGAGTGTGATCTACACCATGACCTTTGGTTCTTTTATCGGTTTTGCGGCTTCTTTCCCACTGTCGATTAAAGTGATCTTCGGTTACCAGCATCTGATGGTTGACGGAGTAATGACTCACGATACCGCTAACCCGAATGGCCCAAGTGCGCTGATGTATGCCTGGATGGGCCCGTTTATTGGTGCTCTGATTCGACCTCTGGGCGGCTGGATCTCTGATAAAGTGGGTGGTGCTCTGGTAACACAAGTCTGTTCGGTTGTGATGGTGGGTAGTGCTTTGGGTGTGGCTTACTACATGCAGCTGGCTTACCAGTCTGCCAACCCGGAACAATACTTTGTGCCTTTCTTCCTGCTGTTCCTGACGCTGTTCGCAGCCACTGGTATTGGTAACGGTTCGACTTTCCGTACCATTGCGATGGTATTTAACAAAGAACAGGCGGGGCCGGTTCTGGGTTGGACGTCTGCCATCGCTGCTTACGGTGCCTTCTACATTCCAAAAGTGCTGGGTGAGCAGATTAAGGCAACCACGCCTGAAGTGGCACTGATTGGCTTCGCTGTATTCTATGGGGTGTGTATCTTTATTAACTGGTGGTTCTACCTGCGTAAGAGTGGCGAATTCTACAATCCGTAG
- a CDS encoding DUF4435 domain-containing protein: protein MDKTYSLKLPNSDGSHQEIVTNRSLLFIGANGSGKTRLGTWIEMESPQKNNVHRISAQKSLTMPDNTTPTSIERAEKDLLCGYAEAPEEQMWNYKQGHKWHSKPAISLLNDYQKLMVYLFSDHTEESAKYLAASKTSNEKVIPPTTKLDLVKQVWEKILPHRELVLGGLRIQTRVKDGSSKIYNSSEMSDGERVIFYLVGQCLAAPNDGIIVVDEPEIHLHKSVQAPLWREIESLRPDCLFVYMTHDVDFAVSLHESKKIWLKAYDGKKWVWEAVEEVSGLPETLLVEVLGSRKPVVFVEGENGSYDTSLYRAVLPNHLVIPSGSCTQVIQAVKALQSSNQLHHLSVTGIIDRDRRVQEELQSLEQSGIYALKVAEVENLFCVPEVLEVVSSQLARDPSEDFNNVSKFIFSKMQSELETQISLRAAAEIKYKLNLFDEKAKGEAGLDSALSDLVDNIDVSSIYNESRTLLETIVENKDYLELLRVYNRKSMSSQISKHLGLTGGSLAELVVRLACGQRAEDISQAIRPYFGNFPSNLA, encoded by the coding sequence ATGGATAAAACGTATTCTTTAAAGTTGCCGAACTCAGATGGCTCTCATCAAGAGATCGTAACTAACCGAAGTCTTCTATTTATTGGCGCCAATGGCTCAGGAAAAACCCGACTTGGTACATGGATAGAAATGGAGTCTCCGCAAAAGAACAATGTTCATCGTATCTCGGCACAAAAATCACTTACGATGCCTGATAATACGACCCCAACGTCAATAGAGAGAGCAGAAAAAGACCTTCTTTGTGGCTACGCAGAAGCCCCTGAAGAACAAATGTGGAATTATAAGCAAGGCCATAAATGGCATAGCAAGCCGGCAATATCGCTACTAAATGACTATCAGAAGCTGATGGTCTACCTTTTTTCGGATCACACCGAAGAGAGTGCAAAGTATCTAGCCGCGTCTAAAACCTCCAATGAAAAAGTTATCCCGCCGACCACTAAGTTAGATTTAGTTAAGCAAGTTTGGGAGAAAATTCTTCCTCATAGAGAATTGGTTCTAGGAGGTCTTAGAATTCAAACAAGGGTTAAGGATGGCTCATCTAAGATATATAACTCATCTGAAATGAGTGATGGTGAGAGGGTGATCTTCTATCTTGTTGGTCAGTGTTTAGCTGCGCCTAACGATGGAATCATTGTTGTAGATGAGCCAGAAATCCATCTACATAAATCTGTACAAGCTCCACTATGGCGAGAAATCGAAAGCTTAAGACCAGATTGCTTGTTTGTTTACATGACTCACGATGTTGATTTTGCGGTATCGCTTCATGAATCTAAAAAGATTTGGCTAAAAGCTTATGATGGTAAAAAGTGGGTTTGGGAGGCTGTTGAAGAGGTCTCTGGTCTACCAGAGACGTTGTTAGTGGAAGTTCTGGGGAGTAGGAAGCCAGTAGTTTTTGTTGAAGGGGAAAATGGTAGTTATGATACATCTCTCTATCGTGCTGTTTTGCCTAATCACCTTGTAATCCCAAGTGGATCTTGCACTCAGGTTATCCAAGCAGTGAAAGCTCTCCAGTCTAGTAATCAACTTCACCACTTATCTGTCACCGGAATAATAGATCGGGACCGTAGAGTGCAAGAAGAACTGCAATCGCTAGAGCAATCTGGAATCTATGCTCTCAAAGTGGCTGAAGTTGAGAATCTTTTTTGTGTGCCTGAAGTGTTAGAAGTTGTTAGCTCTCAGTTAGCTAGAGATCCCAGCGAAGATTTTAATAATGTCTCGAAATTTATTTTTTCTAAAATGCAGTCTGAACTAGAGACTCAAATATCTCTTCGAGCTGCAGCAGAAATTAAGTATAAACTTAATCTATTTGACGAAAAGGCAAAAGGTGAGGCTGGCCTAGATTCAGCTTTATCCGATCTAGTAGATAATATAGATGTCAGTTCTATCTATAATGAGTCAAGGACTCTTCTTGAAACGATTGTGGAAAATAAAGACTATTTAGAGTTGTTGAGAGTGTACAACCGAAAATCTATGTCTAGCCAAATCAGTAAGCACCTAGGTCTTACTGGCGGTAGCTTAGCAGAGCTAGTTGTTAGGTTGGCTTGTGGTCAAAGGGCTGAAGATATTTCTCAAGCGATCAGGCCTTATTTCGGTAATTTTCCAAGCAATCTGGCATAA
- the narL gene encoding two-component system response regulator NarL has translation MSEQATVMIVDDHPLLRKGLRQLLEMEDELLLVAEARSGIEAIPLALEHEPDLIILDLNMPDMNGIETLAKIREQSLASRIVVYSVSDQDEDVVAAITGGADGYLLKDMEPEDVVEKIKQAVLGKMVISDRLTEVLATALRHPQKNDSNLYDTLTTREQEILQLIAKGMSNKLIARELNISDGTVKVHVKHLLKKMNLRSRVEAAVWVVNQKQVGK, from the coding sequence ATGTCAGAACAAGCAACAGTGATGATTGTTGATGACCATCCATTGCTACGAAAAGGGTTACGCCAACTGCTTGAAATGGAAGACGAGTTATTACTCGTTGCCGAAGCCCGTAGTGGTATTGAAGCGATTCCATTAGCACTGGAACACGAACCAGACCTGATTATTCTTGATTTAAATATGCCGGATATGAATGGCATCGAAACCCTGGCGAAAATTCGGGAACAATCTCTGGCATCACGCATCGTAGTATATTCCGTTTCCGATCAGGATGAAGATGTGGTCGCAGCGATTACCGGTGGTGCTGATGGTTATCTGCTGAAAGATATGGAACCAGAAGATGTGGTCGAAAAAATTAAACAGGCAGTGCTTGGCAAAATGGTGATCAGCGATCGCCTGACTGAAGTGCTGGCCACGGCATTACGCCACCCACAGAAAAACGATTCCAACCTGTACGATACCCTGACCACCCGCGAGCAGGAAATCCTGCAATTAATCGCCAAAGGCATGAGCAATAAACTGATTGCCCGTGAGCTGAATATCAGCGACGGAACCGTTAAAGTACACGTAAAACATCTGCTGAAAAAAATGAACCTGCGCAGCCGTGTTGAAGCCGCCGTGTGGGTCGTTAATCAGAAGCAGGTAGGTAAATAA
- a CDS encoding ribonucleotide reductase subunit alpha produces the protein MKSVFNDLLEMTKKQPEPQRLLFLFAQTDDTKGKIKKHQRGSISPVMCVDKLPEELSDFASLKKEADSVSKDWEFMFIAGLSGADGKAPSSNDAEPYLNKMTNDLANGQDLSRYVVINRDEQPIEIAPF, from the coding sequence ATGAAATCAGTATTTAACGACTTATTAGAGATGACCAAAAAGCAGCCAGAGCCACAACGCCTGCTGTTTTTATTTGCCCAGACAGATGACACCAAAGGCAAAATCAAAAAGCACCAGCGCGGCAGCATCAGTCCTGTAATGTGTGTTGATAAATTGCCTGAAGAGTTAAGTGATTTTGCCAGCCTGAAAAAAGAAGCCGATAGTGTGAGCAAAGATTGGGAGTTTATGTTTATTGCCGGGTTAAGTGGGGCTGATGGCAAAGCACCAAGCAGCAACGATGCAGAACCTTATCTGAATAAAATGACAAACGATTTAGCCAATGGTCAGGATTTAAGCCGTTACGTGGTCATTAATCGTGATGAGCAACCCATCGAGATCGCTCCGTTCTAA
- a CDS encoding nitrate/nitrite transporter: MTANAKQALIMATLAFAANFSVWTLFAVLGVHLAPTLDINSTQYGLLVSSPIITGALLRLPAGILCQYFSPKKLFVIQMACLIPPLMMLNHIHSFQDYIITGLLLGVSGASFTIGISYVSTWFESKQLGTAMGIFGAGNSGAAITLLLTPLVIEHLGLEMVGPVFSLGTIFMILLFIWLAPSTEKSAPSLQQHHSQVPISEHLKPLKSANVWILGLYYYFVFGSFLALLLWLPQYYIDVYQLSLSEAMAWTLVFATTSSLIRAIGGWYADQYGGRSVNWSVFWICIVCLFFLSYPPTTMVIHGVEKDVPVSFQINLWFFNLLILVVGLAQGFGRASVYKIINDYYPYQMGSVGGAVAMIGAMGGFTLPILFGLAIDIGGVHTACFMLLYGLCAACMIVMYFAMKSEKYKHRMADALNNDFLLQVRKSNLIK; the protein is encoded by the coding sequence ATGACGGCTAACGCAAAACAAGCACTGATAATGGCAACCCTGGCTTTTGCAGCAAACTTCTCGGTCTGGACATTATTTGCAGTGCTTGGAGTTCACCTGGCACCCACCCTGGATATCAACAGCACCCAGTATGGGCTATTGGTCAGCTCACCGATTATTACCGGTGCTTTGCTGCGCCTGCCCGCGGGAATTTTATGTCAGTATTTTTCGCCTAAAAAACTGTTTGTCATTCAAATGGCTTGTTTGATTCCACCGCTGATGATGCTGAATCATATCCACAGCTTTCAGGACTACATCATTACCGGCCTGTTATTAGGCGTATCTGGCGCATCCTTCACGATAGGTATCAGTTACGTATCGACCTGGTTTGAAAGCAAACAACTGGGTACGGCCATGGGAATCTTCGGTGCTGGCAACTCCGGTGCAGCAATCACACTGTTATTAACACCACTGGTTATCGAGCACCTGGGCCTGGAAATGGTTGGCCCGGTATTTTCTCTCGGCACCATTTTTATGATCTTATTGTTTATCTGGTTAGCTCCATCCACTGAAAAAAGTGCACCGTCGCTACAGCAGCACCACAGCCAGGTTCCCATTTCAGAACATCTGAAACCACTCAAATCCGCCAATGTCTGGATATTGGGCCTGTATTATTATTTTGTGTTCGGCTCTTTTCTGGCGTTGTTGTTGTGGTTACCACAATATTATATCGACGTTTATCAACTCTCTTTATCCGAGGCAATGGCCTGGACACTGGTATTTGCAACAACCTCCAGTTTAATCCGTGCGATTGGTGGCTGGTACGCTGATCAATACGGCGGCCGCAGCGTGAACTGGAGTGTGTTCTGGATTTGCATTGTCTGCCTGTTTTTCCTCAGCTACCCACCCACCACCATGGTTATTCACGGTGTTGAGAAAGATGTACCGGTATCGTTTCAGATCAATCTGTGGTTTTTCAACCTGCTGATTCTGGTCGTTGGTTTGGCTCAGGGCTTTGGTCGGGCATCCGTTTATAAAATCATTAACGATTATTACCCCTATCAAATGGGCAGCGTTGGCGGTGCTGTTGCCATGATCGGCGCAATGGGGGGTTTTACTCTACCCATTCTTTTTGGCCTGGCAATCGACATTGGCGGCGTACATACCGCCTGCTTTATGTTGCTGTACGGGCTATGTGCCGCCTGCATGATTGTGATGTATTTTGCAATGAAGTCCGAAAAGTACAAACACCGGATGGCAGACGCATTGAACAACGACTTTCTGCTTCAGGTACGAAAAAGTAATTTAATTAAGTAG
- the moeA gene encoding molybdopterin molybdotransferase MoeA has protein sequence MNDCCSAPGLTPLDQALEQLLANLKPVTETETISLEQALGRVIAQPVTSQLNVPPADNSAMDGYALRSADGQEGAQLTLIGKSFAGHPFDGEVGPGECVRIMTGAEIPAGADSVIMQEQVSRDDQNNALITLQRAVSTGSHVRTAGEDIATGQTVFEPGRKLRAADLGLLASLGISDINVKRRLRVAVLSTGDELKKPGEALGPGQFYESNGYTISAVLEKLNTEITNFGILADDLETLRSAFRQADEVADVVITSGGVSVGEADFVKDVLDELGEIAFWKLAIKPGKPFAFGFLPNSVFIGLPGNPVSALVTMHQLAVPMLTKISGQDAVKPLRIAAKAGCSIKKAPGRTDFQRGVYQTDEQGNMTVVTTGSQGSGMLTSMNMANCYIILEQQRGTVEVGETVIVEPFDSIVS, from the coding sequence ATGAATGACTGCTGTAGCGCTCCCGGCCTGACGCCTCTGGATCAGGCATTGGAGCAATTATTAGCCAACCTGAAGCCGGTTACCGAAACCGAAACAATCAGCCTTGAGCAGGCTCTTGGGCGGGTGATTGCCCAACCCGTCACCAGCCAGTTAAATGTTCCACCGGCCGATAACTCGGCAATGGACGGTTATGCCCTGCGCAGTGCTGATGGCCAGGAAGGCGCTCAGTTAACCCTGATTGGAAAATCCTTTGCGGGTCACCCATTTGATGGCGAAGTGGGCCCGGGCGAGTGTGTACGCATAATGACGGGCGCTGAGATCCCGGCGGGTGCTGACAGTGTGATTATGCAAGAGCAGGTCAGCCGGGATGATCAGAATAACGCCCTGATCACGTTACAGCGCGCAGTATCGACTGGCAGCCATGTTCGTACGGCGGGTGAAGATATTGCTACCGGGCAAACGGTATTTGAGCCAGGCCGAAAACTGCGTGCTGCTGATCTCGGCTTATTGGCCAGCCTGGGCATCAGCGACATTAACGTTAAACGGCGTTTGCGGGTAGCGGTATTGTCGACCGGTGACGAGCTGAAAAAGCCAGGCGAAGCGTTAGGGCCGGGCCAGTTCTACGAAAGTAACGGTTACACCATTTCCGCGGTGTTGGAAAAGCTGAACACAGAAATTACCAACTTCGGCATTTTGGCGGATGATCTGGAAACACTGCGCTCTGCGTTCCGTCAGGCGGATGAAGTGGCCGACGTGGTGATTACCTCCGGTGGCGTTTCAGTTGGTGAAGCCGATTTTGTCAAAGACGTATTGGATGAGTTGGGTGAAATTGCCTTTTGGAAATTGGCGATAAAACCGGGTAAACCGTTTGCCTTTGGCTTTTTACCCAACAGTGTCTTTATCGGCTTGCCGGGCAACCCGGTATCCGCGCTGGTGACCATGCATCAACTGGCGGTACCAATGCTGACCAAGATCAGTGGCCAGGATGCAGTTAAACCGCTGCGTATTGCAGCCAAGGCAGGCTGCAGTATTAAAAAAGCACCGGGCCGGACGGACTTTCAGCGTGGGGTTTATCAAACCGACGAGCAGGGCAATATGACGGTGGTGACTACTGGTAGCCAGGGCTCCGGTATGTTGACCTCTATGAATATGGCCAACTGCTACATCATTCTTGAGCAGCAGCGCGGCACGGTTGAGGTGGGCGAGACTGTGATTGTGGAGCCGTTTGATAGCATTGTGAGCTGA